The following coding sequences are from one Eleginops maclovinus isolate JMC-PN-2008 ecotype Puerto Natales chromosome 11, JC_Emac_rtc_rv5, whole genome shotgun sequence window:
- the LOC134872107 gene encoding lysine-specific demethylase 6B-like isoform X2, with product MYHPAELYSGRNTWDSYPAGGPNRGQWAPVNSRPWSHTERSQEGRNQSHYPPSSRLYSRGERTVNNFQDKGISKGHRQPPHLWDDKEPPFEAQTWHHNSTHSFHNRAGNSNGYLTGPGERYSHWDNTASNTYGGPRLHRNNRELQTPPDRWAPSDCRRSFPGRMMNNKPQPWKRPVLHQQRDHLHQHSPPPQHPLSPREECLAKRRRDSGPDQSSHPASRHVPLLGHAPSPPRHHRCSQDDWKPQNDRGGHCHHSDHRTSTQQQETSKARVGGHGFNNSHQAALNQGCGGRAPHHGSRGKVDRKMSSSPADHPRVPYSHQNHHYHYQQRHTSHPRALQHNPQLHTAEEKDSRRHHHKQSTEPQRFHQRGNSRDPAQFKSSGEDSPSYSTLLCSPKDGGSTASSPRAPPSPSPYTVASSRKDPSLVHQCSPDLSGQQKLQGSPNHTPRPSQTSTASHNSSDVPKSWLSDVKYRKTSQPLCSRQSSHSRSRANKPEKELEELNKTEKPVKRERKGEERKRRKKKEEKRLSERKRRRDKIPKRDRKFKTGVTEKETLTSIFTSHFSGEAQMETTTLSLDNQSQAPCKHKHRERSARTRKPSTNTPLPSSPQPSSKSVNIKMPKKNNSAPKLKNHLKKSPSSIPINAKLSVKKPAIASKHSPKAKPDDTLPSLLFKALAPLSSACSFTLEVPVHRREGGQGGALNAPDLQPEGNLREIEDNLADTPPVLSWQGSPVSILGEDEEELEKGVMSRPVLQLSPTQCFTPPLSDDSESSTDIKKEACEDQQVDYSLPAICNPPSAKVPVAEEEKEDSRGETPDSSFHKLCHNKTGLDDVFKSLATFLGGQRVTCRGGPFGGPPACTTKGVKYSSSLELGPDIHEHQDFCISDTASSKPGNQSPTLTSDTLLKAHSPREPVAESPSQCKQKELENSMKEKQASEEMEILAKGTETSLLDGSLSAELSLTTTHTASITSRITVSTKDERGHSKDTSGNRKRKHKGTDGEREGEIQIKIKTEESRIMCPKNKANDIRDLAKRDVSSSVLVLSRKSAKLLKESTKGQISQTNQTPHGINKEKGNEEAQIKMAKKEELQNNTKTTPTNTTTPSVSTIQYDPLRLKALSMGLSKELKILLIKVDAGRQTFDMSEFEPRIPLSKISIENTGAEVVRACKGEKVQGKFKESFLLPAFNVKPNIDTETKIPREKLNPPTPSIYLESKRDAFSPVLLQFCTDPKNAVTVIRGLAGSLRLNLGLFSTKSLVEANAEHAVEVRTQVQQPADENWDHHGSAQTWPCESSRSHTTIAKYAQYQASSFQESLQEEKESENEDDEEQSESSETSAATKAALSFAQVTVSPASTTTKANSASISSIEEHANSTPSSEQKTGRKIIKFGTNIDLSDPKRWKPQLQELLKLPAFMRVESSNNMLSHVGSTILGMNTVQLYMKVPGSRTPGHQENNNFCSVNINIGPGDCEWFAVHEHYWDAINKFCEKHKVDYLTGSWWPVLEDLYSANIPVYRFIQRPGDLVWINAGTVHWVQAVGWCNNIAWNVGPLNSYQYQLALERYQWNELKKVKSIVPMIHVSWNVARTIKITDRDTCKMVKHCLMQSIKHIQMLREQLVAAGKKICYQSRVKDEPAYYCNDCDVEVFDLLLVTSDNSTKKSYVVHCEDCARAKSVLLAGVVVLEQYRIEELMRIYDAFTLAPSPVSK from the exons ATGTATCACCCCGCAGAGCTGTACTCTGGCCGCAACACATGGGACTCCTATCCAGCTGGAGGACCTAACAGAGGACAATGGGCTCCTGTAAACAGTCGCCCCTGGAGCCACACAGAAAG ATCCCAAGAAGGGCGCAATCAATCACATTATCCACCATCAAGTCGTCTTTATAGTAG GGGGGAGAGAACGGTTAACAATTTCCAGGACAAGGGTATCTCTAAGGGGCACAGACAGCCGCCGCATCTCTGGGATGACAAAGAGCCGCCTTTTGAGGCCCAGACCTGGCATCACAACTCAACACACTCATTCCACAACAGAGCTGGCAACAGTAACGGTTATCTAACAGGACCAGGAGAGCGCTACTCACACTGGGACAACACTGCCAGCAACACG TATGGGGGGCCTCGCCTGCATCGCAACAATAGAGAACTCCAAACCCCACCGGACAGATGGGCCCCCTCAGACTGTCGCAGGAGCTTTCCTGGCAGAATGATGAACAACAAGCCACAACCCTGGAAGCGTCCAGTCCTCCACCAGCAGCGTGACCACCTGCACCAGCACAGCCCGCCTCCACAGCACCCGTTATCCCCTAGGGAAGAGTGTCTGGCCAAGAGGAGAAGGGACTCTGGCCCCGATCAG TCATCTCATCCTGCATCACGACATGTACCTTTACTTGGTCATGCCCCTTCGCCACCTCGCCACCACCGCTGCAGCCAGGACGACTGGAAGCCTCAAAATGACAGGGGAGGTCATTGCCATCACTCTGACCACAGGACCTCAACCCAGCAACAG GAAACCTCTAAAGCACGAGTTGGAGGACATGGCTTCAATAACAGTCACCAGGCTGCTCTGAACCAGGGTTGTGGCGGCAGAGCACCTCATCACGGAAGCAGGGGGAAGGTCGACCGGAAAATGTCCTCGTCACCAGCAGACCACCCCCGTGTGCCTTACAGCCATCAAAACCATCATTACCACTATCAACAACGGCACACAAGCCACCCCAGAGCCCTTCAGCACAACCCGCAGCTACACACTGCTGAGGAAAAAGACTCACGGAGGCATCACCACAAACAAAGCACA GAACCTCAGCGCTTTCATCAAAGGGGCAATTCAAGGGATCCTGCCCAATTCAAGAGTTCAGGGGAAGACTCTCCTTCCTATTCGACCCTCCTCTGCAGCCCTAAAGATGGAGGTTCTACTGCCAGCAGTCCACGTGCTCCTCCAAGTCCCTCTCCATACACAGTGGCCAGTAGCAGAAAAGATCCATCACTCGTTCATCAGTGTAGCCCTGACCTCAGTGGACAGCAGAAACTCCAAGGAAGCCCCAATCACACCCCGAGACCTAGCCAGACATCCACCGCGTCCCACAACTCTAGCGATGTTCCAAAATCCTGGTTGTCAGACGTCAAATATAGAAAGACTTCGCAGCCCCTCTGCTCACGACAGTCCTCCCACAGCAGGTCGAGAGCAAACAAGCCTGAGAAGGAGTTAGAAGAACTCAACAAAACGGAGAAGCCAgtgaaaagggagagaaagggtgaagagaggaagaggcgtaagaaaaaagaggaaaaaagattgTCTGAGAGGAAAAGGCGGAGGGATAAAATACCAAAGAGGGATAGAAAGTTCAAAACTGGAGTTACGGAAAAGGAAACGTTGACTTCTATCTTTACTTCCCACTTTTCAGGAGAAGCCCAAATGGAGACTACAACTCTGTCCCTCGACAATCAAAGCCAGGCACCATgcaaacacaagcacagagaGAGGAGTGCTCGAACACGAAAACCATCCACAAACACTCCTCTTCCCTCTTCACCACAGCCATCCTCAAAATCTGTTAATATTAAAATGCCCAAGAAGAACAATAGTGCCCCAAAACTCAAGAATCACCTTAAAAAGTCTCCTTCTAGCATTCCCATAAACGCCAAACTGTCCGTCAAGAAGCCCGCCATCGCTTCGAAACACAGCCCCAAAGCAAAGCCCGATGACACGCTCccttcacttttatttaaagcCTTAGCGCCTCTCAGTTCAGCCTGTTCTTTCACCTTGGAGGTGCCTGTTCATCGCCGAGAAGGTGGCCAGGGAGGGGCTCTCAATGCTCCAGACCTACAGCCTGAGGGAAATCTAAGAGAAATAGAAGACAACCTTGCAGATACACCTCCTGTTCTTAGCTGGCAGGGCTCACCAGTGTCGATTCTGGGAGAAGACGAAGAGGAGCTAGAAAAAGGAGTGATGAGTAGACCTGTCCTCCAGCTCAGTCCCACCCAGTGCTTCACTCCTCCTCTTTCCGACGACAGCGAGAGCTCCACCGATATAAAAAAGGAAGCTTGCGAAGACCAACAGGTGGATTATTCCCTGCCTGCAATCTGCAATCCCCCCAGTGCAAAGGTGCCAGTTGctgaggaagaaaaggaagacaGCCGTGGGGAAACCCCTGACTCTTCTTTCCATAAGCTTTGCCACAATAAAACTGGTCTGGACGATGTCTTCAAGAGCCTGGCAACTTTCCTCGGAGGCCAGCGGGTCACATGTCGAGGCGGTCCATTTGGGGGTCCTCCTGCCTGCACCACCAAAGGAGTGAAGTACTCCTCTTCTCTTGAACTGGGGCCGGATATTCATGAGCATCAGGACTTCTGTATATCAGACACAGCATCCTCCAAACCCGGTAATCAGTCACCAACTCTCACCTCTGACACCCTTTTGAAAGCCCACAGTCCGAGGGAGCCTGTCGCAGAATCCCCGTCTCAGTGTAAGCAGAAAGAACTTGAAAACAGCATGAAAGAGAAGCAAGCTAGTGAAGAAATGGAGATCCTCGCCAAAGGAACAGAGACCTCTCTTTTGGACGGGTCACTTAGTGCCGAGCTGAGTCTGACCACCACGCATACAGCCTCGATCACCAGCCGCATTACTGTCTCGACCAAGGATGAGAGAGGACACAGCAAAGACACTTCTgggaacagaaagagaaaacataagGGCACggatggagaaagagaaggagagataCAAATCAAGATAAAGACGGAAGAGAGCAGGATCATGTGtcctaaaaacaaagcaaacgaCATAAGGGATTTGGCGAAAAGGGATGTTTCCTCCTCGGTGCTTGTCCTTTCCAGAAAGTCAGCCAAACTCCTAAAAGAAAGCACGAAGGGCCAGATTTctcaaacaaatcaaacccCACACGGCATCAATAAAGAAAAGGGGAATGAAGAGGCACAGATAAAAATGGCGAAGAAGGAAGAGTTACAAAATAACACCAAGACTACACCAACCAATACAACCACGCCTTCAGTCTCTACGATTCAATATGACCCGCTGAGACTGAAAGCTTTGTCTATGGGCTTGTCAAAGGAGTTGAAGATCCTCTTAATAAAAGTAGATGCCGGAAGACAAACATTCGACATGTCAGAGTTTGAACCAAGAATCCCTCTATCCAAGATTAGCATTGAAAACACCGGCGCTGAAGTAGTAAGAGCTTGCAA GGGGGAGAAGGTTCAGGGGAAATTCAAGGAGTCCTTCCTGCTTCCCGCCTTCAATGTTAAACCCAACATTGACACCGAGACCAAAATCCCTCGAGAAAAGCTCAATCCTCCCACACCGAGCATCTAT TTGGAGAGCAAGAGGGACGCCTTCTCTCCAGTCCTGCTTCAGTTCTGCACTGATCCCAAAAATGCAGTAACAGTCATCAGAGGACTTGCTGGCTCTCTCCGCCTAA ACCTTGGACTGTTCTCCACCAAATCCCTGGTGGAGGCCAACGCGGAGCATGCAGTGGAGGTGAGGACTCAGGTTCAGCAGCCTGCCGATGAGAACTGGGATCACCATGGTTCGGCGCAGACGTGGCCCTGTGAAAGCAGCCGCTCACACACCACAATTGCCAAATACGCCCAATACCAGGCCTCCAGCTTCCAGGAGAGCCTACAG gaggagaaggagagcgAGAACGAAGATGACGAAGAGCAGTCCGAGTCTTCAGAAACATCAGCCGCCACAAAAGCAGCTCTGTCATTTGCCCAGGTTACAGTCAGTCCTGCCTCCACTACAACTAAAGCCAATTCTGCTTCCATCTCCAGCATAGAGGAACATGCCAACAGCACCCCCAG cTCTGAGCAGAAAACAGGCAGGAAGATCATTAAATTTGGGACCAATATTGATCTCTCCGACCCTAAAAG GTGGAAACCccagctgcaggagctgctgaagctgcCAGCTTTCATGCGGGTGGAATCCAGCAACAACATGCTCAGTCACGTCGGCAGCACCATCCTGGGCATGAACACCGTCCAGCTCTACATGAAGGTGCCAGGCAGCCGCACaccag GTCATCAAGAGAACAACAACTTCTGCTCAGTCAACATCAACATCGGTCCTGGTGACTGTGAGTGGTTCGCCGTCCATGAGCACTACTGGGACGCCATCAACAAATTCTGTGAGAA GCATAAAGTAGACTACCTAACAGGGTCCTGGTGGCCGGTCCTGGAAGACCTCTACAGCGCCAACATTCCCGTGTACCGCTTCATTCAGAGGCCGGGAGACCTGGTGTGGATTAATGCAGGGACTGTGCACTGGGTCCAGGCGGTGGGCTGGTGCAACAACATCGCCTGGAATGTTGGACCACTCAACT CATACCAATACCAACTGGCCCTGGAGCGCTACCAGTGGAACGAGTTGAAGAAGGTTAAGTCAATCGTCCCAATGATCCACGTGTCCTGGAATGTGGCTCGCACCATCAAGATCACCGACCGGGATACCTGCAAGATGGTCAA ACACTGCCTGATGCAGTCCATCAAGCACATCCAGATGTTGAGAGAGCAGCTGGTGGCTGCAGGGAAGAAGATCTGTTACCAGAGCCGCGTGAAGGACGAGCCCGCCTACTACTGCAACGACTGTGAC gtggaggTGTTTGACCTGCTGCTTGTGACCAGTGACAACAGCACTAAGAAGAGCTACGTGGTGCACTGTGAGGACTGCGCCCGAGCTAAGAGCGTGTTGCTGGCGGGAGTCGTGGTGCTGGAGCAGTATCGGATTGAGGAGCTGATGAGAATCTACGACGCCTTCACACTG GCTCCATCACCCGTTTCAAAGTGA
- the LOC134872107 gene encoding lysine-specific demethylase 6B-like isoform X1, which produces MYHPAELYSGRNTWDSYPAGGPNRGQWAPVNSRPWSHTERSQEGRNQSHYPPSSRLYSRGERTVNNFQDKGISKGHRQPPHLWDDKEPPFEAQTWHHNSTHSFHNRAGNSNGYLTGPGERYSHWDNTASNTVYGGPRLHRNNRELQTPPDRWAPSDCRRSFPGRMMNNKPQPWKRPVLHQQRDHLHQHSPPPQHPLSPREECLAKRRRDSGPDQSSHPASRHVPLLGHAPSPPRHHRCSQDDWKPQNDRGGHCHHSDHRTSTQQQETSKARVGGHGFNNSHQAALNQGCGGRAPHHGSRGKVDRKMSSSPADHPRVPYSHQNHHYHYQQRHTSHPRALQHNPQLHTAEEKDSRRHHHKQSTEPQRFHQRGNSRDPAQFKSSGEDSPSYSTLLCSPKDGGSTASSPRAPPSPSPYTVASSRKDPSLVHQCSPDLSGQQKLQGSPNHTPRPSQTSTASHNSSDVPKSWLSDVKYRKTSQPLCSRQSSHSRSRANKPEKELEELNKTEKPVKRERKGEERKRRKKKEEKRLSERKRRRDKIPKRDRKFKTGVTEKETLTSIFTSHFSGEAQMETTTLSLDNQSQAPCKHKHRERSARTRKPSTNTPLPSSPQPSSKSVNIKMPKKNNSAPKLKNHLKKSPSSIPINAKLSVKKPAIASKHSPKAKPDDTLPSLLFKALAPLSSACSFTLEVPVHRREGGQGGALNAPDLQPEGNLREIEDNLADTPPVLSWQGSPVSILGEDEEELEKGVMSRPVLQLSPTQCFTPPLSDDSESSTDIKKEACEDQQVDYSLPAICNPPSAKVPVAEEEKEDSRGETPDSSFHKLCHNKTGLDDVFKSLATFLGGQRVTCRGGPFGGPPACTTKGVKYSSSLELGPDIHEHQDFCISDTASSKPGNQSPTLTSDTLLKAHSPREPVAESPSQCKQKELENSMKEKQASEEMEILAKGTETSLLDGSLSAELSLTTTHTASITSRITVSTKDERGHSKDTSGNRKRKHKGTDGEREGEIQIKIKTEESRIMCPKNKANDIRDLAKRDVSSSVLVLSRKSAKLLKESTKGQISQTNQTPHGINKEKGNEEAQIKMAKKEELQNNTKTTPTNTTTPSVSTIQYDPLRLKALSMGLSKELKILLIKVDAGRQTFDMSEFEPRIPLSKISIENTGAEVVRACKGEKVQGKFKESFLLPAFNVKPNIDTETKIPREKLNPPTPSIYLESKRDAFSPVLLQFCTDPKNAVTVIRGLAGSLRLNLGLFSTKSLVEANAEHAVEVRTQVQQPADENWDHHGSAQTWPCESSRSHTTIAKYAQYQASSFQESLQEEKESENEDDEEQSESSETSAATKAALSFAQVTVSPASTTTKANSASISSIEEHANSTPSSEQKTGRKIIKFGTNIDLSDPKRWKPQLQELLKLPAFMRVESSNNMLSHVGSTILGMNTVQLYMKVPGSRTPGHQENNNFCSVNINIGPGDCEWFAVHEHYWDAINKFCEKHKVDYLTGSWWPVLEDLYSANIPVYRFIQRPGDLVWINAGTVHWVQAVGWCNNIAWNVGPLNSYQYQLALERYQWNELKKVKSIVPMIHVSWNVARTIKITDRDTCKMVKHCLMQSIKHIQMLREQLVAAGKKICYQSRVKDEPAYYCNDCDVEVFDLLLVTSDNSTKKSYVVHCEDCARAKSVLLAGVVVLEQYRIEELMRIYDAFTLAPSPVSK; this is translated from the exons ATGTATCACCCCGCAGAGCTGTACTCTGGCCGCAACACATGGGACTCCTATCCAGCTGGAGGACCTAACAGAGGACAATGGGCTCCTGTAAACAGTCGCCCCTGGAGCCACACAGAAAG ATCCCAAGAAGGGCGCAATCAATCACATTATCCACCATCAAGTCGTCTTTATAGTAG GGGGGAGAGAACGGTTAACAATTTCCAGGACAAGGGTATCTCTAAGGGGCACAGACAGCCGCCGCATCTCTGGGATGACAAAGAGCCGCCTTTTGAGGCCCAGACCTGGCATCACAACTCAACACACTCATTCCACAACAGAGCTGGCAACAGTAACGGTTATCTAACAGGACCAGGAGAGCGCTACTCACACTGGGACAACACTGCCAGCAACACGGTG TATGGGGGGCCTCGCCTGCATCGCAACAATAGAGAACTCCAAACCCCACCGGACAGATGGGCCCCCTCAGACTGTCGCAGGAGCTTTCCTGGCAGAATGATGAACAACAAGCCACAACCCTGGAAGCGTCCAGTCCTCCACCAGCAGCGTGACCACCTGCACCAGCACAGCCCGCCTCCACAGCACCCGTTATCCCCTAGGGAAGAGTGTCTGGCCAAGAGGAGAAGGGACTCTGGCCCCGATCAG TCATCTCATCCTGCATCACGACATGTACCTTTACTTGGTCATGCCCCTTCGCCACCTCGCCACCACCGCTGCAGCCAGGACGACTGGAAGCCTCAAAATGACAGGGGAGGTCATTGCCATCACTCTGACCACAGGACCTCAACCCAGCAACAG GAAACCTCTAAAGCACGAGTTGGAGGACATGGCTTCAATAACAGTCACCAGGCTGCTCTGAACCAGGGTTGTGGCGGCAGAGCACCTCATCACGGAAGCAGGGGGAAGGTCGACCGGAAAATGTCCTCGTCACCAGCAGACCACCCCCGTGTGCCTTACAGCCATCAAAACCATCATTACCACTATCAACAACGGCACACAAGCCACCCCAGAGCCCTTCAGCACAACCCGCAGCTACACACTGCTGAGGAAAAAGACTCACGGAGGCATCACCACAAACAAAGCACA GAACCTCAGCGCTTTCATCAAAGGGGCAATTCAAGGGATCCTGCCCAATTCAAGAGTTCAGGGGAAGACTCTCCTTCCTATTCGACCCTCCTCTGCAGCCCTAAAGATGGAGGTTCTACTGCCAGCAGTCCACGTGCTCCTCCAAGTCCCTCTCCATACACAGTGGCCAGTAGCAGAAAAGATCCATCACTCGTTCATCAGTGTAGCCCTGACCTCAGTGGACAGCAGAAACTCCAAGGAAGCCCCAATCACACCCCGAGACCTAGCCAGACATCCACCGCGTCCCACAACTCTAGCGATGTTCCAAAATCCTGGTTGTCAGACGTCAAATATAGAAAGACTTCGCAGCCCCTCTGCTCACGACAGTCCTCCCACAGCAGGTCGAGAGCAAACAAGCCTGAGAAGGAGTTAGAAGAACTCAACAAAACGGAGAAGCCAgtgaaaagggagagaaagggtgaagagaggaagaggcgtaagaaaaaagaggaaaaaagattgTCTGAGAGGAAAAGGCGGAGGGATAAAATACCAAAGAGGGATAGAAAGTTCAAAACTGGAGTTACGGAAAAGGAAACGTTGACTTCTATCTTTACTTCCCACTTTTCAGGAGAAGCCCAAATGGAGACTACAACTCTGTCCCTCGACAATCAAAGCCAGGCACCATgcaaacacaagcacagagaGAGGAGTGCTCGAACACGAAAACCATCCACAAACACTCCTCTTCCCTCTTCACCACAGCCATCCTCAAAATCTGTTAATATTAAAATGCCCAAGAAGAACAATAGTGCCCCAAAACTCAAGAATCACCTTAAAAAGTCTCCTTCTAGCATTCCCATAAACGCCAAACTGTCCGTCAAGAAGCCCGCCATCGCTTCGAAACACAGCCCCAAAGCAAAGCCCGATGACACGCTCccttcacttttatttaaagcCTTAGCGCCTCTCAGTTCAGCCTGTTCTTTCACCTTGGAGGTGCCTGTTCATCGCCGAGAAGGTGGCCAGGGAGGGGCTCTCAATGCTCCAGACCTACAGCCTGAGGGAAATCTAAGAGAAATAGAAGACAACCTTGCAGATACACCTCCTGTTCTTAGCTGGCAGGGCTCACCAGTGTCGATTCTGGGAGAAGACGAAGAGGAGCTAGAAAAAGGAGTGATGAGTAGACCTGTCCTCCAGCTCAGTCCCACCCAGTGCTTCACTCCTCCTCTTTCCGACGACAGCGAGAGCTCCACCGATATAAAAAAGGAAGCTTGCGAAGACCAACAGGTGGATTATTCCCTGCCTGCAATCTGCAATCCCCCCAGTGCAAAGGTGCCAGTTGctgaggaagaaaaggaagacaGCCGTGGGGAAACCCCTGACTCTTCTTTCCATAAGCTTTGCCACAATAAAACTGGTCTGGACGATGTCTTCAAGAGCCTGGCAACTTTCCTCGGAGGCCAGCGGGTCACATGTCGAGGCGGTCCATTTGGGGGTCCTCCTGCCTGCACCACCAAAGGAGTGAAGTACTCCTCTTCTCTTGAACTGGGGCCGGATATTCATGAGCATCAGGACTTCTGTATATCAGACACAGCATCCTCCAAACCCGGTAATCAGTCACCAACTCTCACCTCTGACACCCTTTTGAAAGCCCACAGTCCGAGGGAGCCTGTCGCAGAATCCCCGTCTCAGTGTAAGCAGAAAGAACTTGAAAACAGCATGAAAGAGAAGCAAGCTAGTGAAGAAATGGAGATCCTCGCCAAAGGAACAGAGACCTCTCTTTTGGACGGGTCACTTAGTGCCGAGCTGAGTCTGACCACCACGCATACAGCCTCGATCACCAGCCGCATTACTGTCTCGACCAAGGATGAGAGAGGACACAGCAAAGACACTTCTgggaacagaaagagaaaacataagGGCACggatggagaaagagaaggagagataCAAATCAAGATAAAGACGGAAGAGAGCAGGATCATGTGtcctaaaaacaaagcaaacgaCATAAGGGATTTGGCGAAAAGGGATGTTTCCTCCTCGGTGCTTGTCCTTTCCAGAAAGTCAGCCAAACTCCTAAAAGAAAGCACGAAGGGCCAGATTTctcaaacaaatcaaacccCACACGGCATCAATAAAGAAAAGGGGAATGAAGAGGCACAGATAAAAATGGCGAAGAAGGAAGAGTTACAAAATAACACCAAGACTACACCAACCAATACAACCACGCCTTCAGTCTCTACGATTCAATATGACCCGCTGAGACTGAAAGCTTTGTCTATGGGCTTGTCAAAGGAGTTGAAGATCCTCTTAATAAAAGTAGATGCCGGAAGACAAACATTCGACATGTCAGAGTTTGAACCAAGAATCCCTCTATCCAAGATTAGCATTGAAAACACCGGCGCTGAAGTAGTAAGAGCTTGCAA GGGGGAGAAGGTTCAGGGGAAATTCAAGGAGTCCTTCCTGCTTCCCGCCTTCAATGTTAAACCCAACATTGACACCGAGACCAAAATCCCTCGAGAAAAGCTCAATCCTCCCACACCGAGCATCTAT TTGGAGAGCAAGAGGGACGCCTTCTCTCCAGTCCTGCTTCAGTTCTGCACTGATCCCAAAAATGCAGTAACAGTCATCAGAGGACTTGCTGGCTCTCTCCGCCTAA ACCTTGGACTGTTCTCCACCAAATCCCTGGTGGAGGCCAACGCGGAGCATGCAGTGGAGGTGAGGACTCAGGTTCAGCAGCCTGCCGATGAGAACTGGGATCACCATGGTTCGGCGCAGACGTGGCCCTGTGAAAGCAGCCGCTCACACACCACAATTGCCAAATACGCCCAATACCAGGCCTCCAGCTTCCAGGAGAGCCTACAG gaggagaaggagagcgAGAACGAAGATGACGAAGAGCAGTCCGAGTCTTCAGAAACATCAGCCGCCACAAAAGCAGCTCTGTCATTTGCCCAGGTTACAGTCAGTCCTGCCTCCACTACAACTAAAGCCAATTCTGCTTCCATCTCCAGCATAGAGGAACATGCCAACAGCACCCCCAG cTCTGAGCAGAAAACAGGCAGGAAGATCATTAAATTTGGGACCAATATTGATCTCTCCGACCCTAAAAG GTGGAAACCccagctgcaggagctgctgaagctgcCAGCTTTCATGCGGGTGGAATCCAGCAACAACATGCTCAGTCACGTCGGCAGCACCATCCTGGGCATGAACACCGTCCAGCTCTACATGAAGGTGCCAGGCAGCCGCACaccag GTCATCAAGAGAACAACAACTTCTGCTCAGTCAACATCAACATCGGTCCTGGTGACTGTGAGTGGTTCGCCGTCCATGAGCACTACTGGGACGCCATCAACAAATTCTGTGAGAA GCATAAAGTAGACTACCTAACAGGGTCCTGGTGGCCGGTCCTGGAAGACCTCTACAGCGCCAACATTCCCGTGTACCGCTTCATTCAGAGGCCGGGAGACCTGGTGTGGATTAATGCAGGGACTGTGCACTGGGTCCAGGCGGTGGGCTGGTGCAACAACATCGCCTGGAATGTTGGACCACTCAACT CATACCAATACCAACTGGCCCTGGAGCGCTACCAGTGGAACGAGTTGAAGAAGGTTAAGTCAATCGTCCCAATGATCCACGTGTCCTGGAATGTGGCTCGCACCATCAAGATCACCGACCGGGATACCTGCAAGATGGTCAA ACACTGCCTGATGCAGTCCATCAAGCACATCCAGATGTTGAGAGAGCAGCTGGTGGCTGCAGGGAAGAAGATCTGTTACCAGAGCCGCGTGAAGGACGAGCCCGCCTACTACTGCAACGACTGTGAC gtggaggTGTTTGACCTGCTGCTTGTGACCAGTGACAACAGCACTAAGAAGAGCTACGTGGTGCACTGTGAGGACTGCGCCCGAGCTAAGAGCGTGTTGCTGGCGGGAGTCGTGGTGCTGGAGCAGTATCGGATTGAGGAGCTGATGAGAATCTACGACGCCTTCACACTG GCTCCATCACCCGTTTCAAAGTGA
- the tmem88a gene encoding transmembrane protein 88a, with amino-acid sequence MSLSRNGTLEKNVAEQPQSERGSPSRAGSGVVVPPPYSLGGSEAADTPLELRGSLDCWACSVLVTAQNLIIALINGGLASIIFGIILTPSLVMIIFGFLCHSTVQPHGTSLYCSDILDDGGCVALLVVGFLLLTPLLVLALAAFCRLARHLQLGMCFIPYSRAVYKNLPASRHRRADAGGCCGQQGASEREGKGSVWV; translated from the exons atGAGCCTCTCACGGAATGGGACGCTGGAGAAGAATGTGGCCGAGCAGCCCCAGTCTGAGCGGGGCTCCCCCTCCAGAGCGGGGTCAGGGGTCGTGGTGCCGCCTCCATACTCTCTGGGCGGCAGTGAAGCCGCTGACACCCCGCTGGAGTTAAGGGGCTCATTAGACTGCTGGGCATGCTCGGTGCTGGTCACTGCACAGAATCTGATCATAGCACTGATCAACGGCGGGCTGGCCAGCATAATTTTCGGCATCATCCTCACCCCTTCTCTAGTCATGATCATATTCGGCTTCCTCTGCCACTCCACG GTGCAGCCCCACGGCACATCTCTGTATTGTTCAGACATTCTGGATGACGGCGGCTGTGTGGCTCTGCTGGTAGTGGGCTTTCTGCTGCTCACCCCTCTGCTGGTCCTGGCTCTCGCCGCCTTCTGTCGCCTGGCCCGACACCTCCAGCTGggaatgtgttttattccctACAGCCGTGCCGTCTACAAGAACCTGCCCGCCTCTCGCCACAGGAGGGCCGATGCAGGAGGCTGCTGCGGCCAGCAGGGAGcttcagagagggaggggaaggggagtgtgtgggtgtag